The Edaphobacter flagellatus sequence CTTCAAATTACGCGAGAGCGTCGTCTTGTCCATTCCCAGTGCATGGGCGATCGCTGTCTGTCCCTTCGTCGCCATATGTTCCACCATCATCAGCAGCGCAAACTGCCCTGCCTCAATGCCGTAATCGGCCAGGTAGCTGTCATAAAGCTGGGTCAGCAGCCGCGCGGCGCGCCGCGTCGAGGCTAGCGCGCACACTGGCCAATGCAGCGTTTCAGGAATCGCCTTCTTCCGCATCGTTTCTAAGTCTAAAACCCTGGAGAGAGAGTCTAAAGTCCCGGAGCGCGAACCTTAGCGGCCTGCTTCCCCCTCACTCGGCGGTCCGGCCAACAGGAACCGCAGCGGCATGAGCGGGCCTACCGGCATATACTCCTCCTCCATATAGCCTGCCGCGTGCAGAGGCAAGCCTTCCATGATCGACTTCGCTTCCTCTACCGTCTTCGCGCGCACAAAGAACACAACTCCCTTGCCATCGCCGCGCGAATACCACTGCTCAATCTTGCCATCGAGATAGAGCTTCACCGTCTCCCTCACCTCTCGCGGCATCACCTTCATCACATCTTCACGCGCAATACCAGACTTCACCGTCAGGACCACCATCACCGCCGTCACCAAGGGTGCCGGTGCGGAGCGAGCCTGCGGGGTGGGCTGCGCCGATACAGGTTGGGCAGTCGCTAAGGGTCCCTGCGCCAGCATTCCAACGCCGGCCAGTGCAACAGCGGAGAGATTCTTGAGTGTCATGGGTAAACCTCCATTAGTTGTAGATACAACTAATAGCACAGATGCAGCTCACTCGCTTCAGGTGCAACCTTCCGCTATGGTCAAATAGTTTTGTGACGAATCCCTTTGAGATCCCCCGCGGCAACATCCAGGTCGGACACGGCCGTCTCTTCCTCATTGCAGGCCCCTGTGTCATCGAGTCCGAGCAGCACGCTCGCATGATGGCCGACTCCATCCAGCGCATTACCTCGGACCTCGGGGTCCCGTATATCTTCAAAGCCAGCTACGACA is a genomic window containing:
- a CDS encoding MarR family winged helix-turn-helix transcriptional regulator; this translates as MRKKAIPETLHWPVCALASTRRAARLLTQLYDSYLADYGIEAGQFALLMMVEHMATKGQTAIAHALGMDKTTLSRNLKVLRQRGWVESETGSGDGRRRELSLTAEGRVMLTQARPGWRRAQEALRRHLKGMEWLQLLETMEGVSQAAVDAGTAKK